Proteins from one Flavobacterium sp. N2038 genomic window:
- a CDS encoding 1,4-dihydroxy-2-naphthoyl-CoA synthase: MDWITAREFEDITYKKCNGVARIAFNRPNVRNAFRPKTTSELYQAFYDAQEDTSIGVVLLSAEGPSTKDGVYSFCSGGDQNARGHQGYVGEDGQHRLNILEVQRLIRFMPKVVIAVVPGWAVGGGHSLHVVCDMTLASKEHAIFKQTDADVTSFDGGYGSAYLAKMVGQKKAREIFFLGRNYSAQEAMDMGMVNAVIPHDELEATAYEWAQEILQKSPTSIKMLKFAMNLTDDGMVGQQVFAGEATRLAYMTEEAKEGRNAFLEKRKPNFGENKWLP; this comes from the coding sequence ATGGATTGGATTACTGCCAGAGAATTTGAAGACATAACATATAAAAAATGTAACGGAGTTGCCAGAATTGCTTTTAACAGACCAAATGTTAGAAATGCTTTTCGTCCTAAAACAACCTCAGAATTATATCAGGCTTTTTACGACGCACAGGAAGATACTTCAATTGGAGTTGTTTTGCTTTCTGCAGAAGGTCCTTCTACTAAAGATGGAGTTTATTCTTTTTGTAGTGGAGGAGATCAAAACGCGCGTGGGCACCAGGGTTATGTAGGTGAAGATGGACAACACCGTTTGAATATTCTTGAAGTACAACGATTAATTCGTTTTATGCCAAAAGTAGTTATTGCTGTAGTTCCTGGTTGGGCAGTTGGAGGAGGACACAGTTTACATGTAGTTTGCGATATGACTTTAGCAAGTAAAGAACATGCTATTTTTAAACAAACAGATGCCGATGTCACAAGTTTTGACGGAGGTTATGGTTCTGCTTATCTTGCCAAAATGGTTGGGCAGAAAAAAGCCAGAGAGATTTTCTTTTTAGGAAGAAATTATTCAGCACAGGAAGCAATGGATATGGGAATGGTAAATGCTGTAATTCCTCACGATGAGCTTGAAGCTACAGCTTATGAGTGGGCACAGGAAATTCTTCAGAAATCGCCAACTTCTATAAAAATGCTGAAATTTGCCATGAACTTAACAGACGACGGTATGGTTGGGCAGCAGGTTTTTGCAGGAGAAGCAACTCGTTTAGCGTATATGACAGAAGAAGCTAAAGAAGGAAGAAATGCATTTCTTGAAAAAAGAAAACCAAACTTTGGTGAAAATAAATGGTTACCATAA
- the menA gene encoding 1,4-dihydroxy-2-naphthoate octaprenyltransferase, giving the protein MKHWIEAARLRTLPLSVSGIIVGSIYALSNPTATINTPTEVFSWKIFGFALLTTLGLQVLSNFANDYGDGVKGTDNADRVGPQRAIQSGVITPQAMKKAIIITSFLTLLSAIILIYFAFGKDNFGYSIFFLLLGIAAIISAIRYTVGNSAYGYKGFGDVFVFIFFGLVSTLGVNFLYSKEVDPLLILPAISIGLLSVGVLNLNNMRDEESDRKSGKNTIVVQIGGAKAKIYHFTLIITAMLLVVIFAILSDYRFDQYLFLLAYIPLTKHLITVSKNQNPKLLDPELKKLALSTFLLSILLTVCMISLISDIIVNLFLGGR; this is encoded by the coding sequence ATGAAACACTGGATTGAAGCCGCAAGATTACGTACATTACCTTTATCTGTTTCCGGAATTATAGTTGGAAGTATTTATGCACTTTCAAACCCTACAGCAACCATCAACACTCCAACTGAAGTATTTAGCTGGAAGATTTTTGGTTTTGCTCTTTTAACAACACTTGGTTTACAGGTCTTATCTAATTTTGCCAATGATTATGGTGATGGAGTAAAAGGTACTGATAATGCTGACAGAGTTGGTCCACAAAGAGCAATTCAAAGTGGTGTAATAACACCGCAGGCAATGAAAAAAGCAATAATAATAACATCCTTTTTAACTTTATTATCTGCTATAATCCTGATTTATTTCGCTTTTGGAAAAGATAATTTCGGATACTCAATCTTTTTCTTATTATTAGGAATTGCAGCTATTATTTCAGCAATTCGCTATACAGTTGGGAATTCTGCCTACGGTTATAAAGGATTCGGTGATGTATTTGTTTTCATTTTCTTCGGATTGGTAAGTACTTTGGGAGTTAACTTTTTATATTCCAAAGAAGTTGATCCACTTTTAATACTTCCTGCAATTTCAATTGGTTTACTAAGCGTTGGAGTTTTAAATTTAAACAACATGCGCGATGAGGAATCTGACAGAAAATCTGGAAAAAACACAATTGTAGTTCAAATTGGCGGAGCAAAAGCTAAAATTTATCATTTTACGTTGATTATTACTGCAATGCTTTTGGTGGTAATTTTTGCTATTTTAAGTGATTATCGTTTTGATCAGTATTTGTTTTTACTAGCGTATATTCCTTTAACGAAACATTTAATCACCGTTTCTAAAAATCAGAATCCTAAACTTTTAGATCCGGAGTTAAAAAAACTGGCATTAAGTACTTTCCTGCTTTCAATATTACTAACAGTATGTATGATTTCACTGATTTCTGATATAATTGTAAATCTGTT